Proteins found in one Pectobacterium atrosepticum genomic segment:
- a CDS encoding prolipoprotein diacylglyceryl transferase codes for MTTSYLAFPQFDPVIFSIGPLALHWYGLMYLVGFVFAMWLAVRRANKPGSGWTKDEVENLLYMGFLGVFVGGRLGYVLFYAFPSFLENPLYLFKVWDGGMSFHGGLMGVICVMLWFAHRTKRHFFQVADFIAPLIPFGLGAGRLGNFINGELWGRVTTDTPWAMLFPGSRSEDMMLAVSNPQWQTIFNQFGMLPRHPSQLYQMMLEGVALFIILNLFIRKSRPMGSVSGLFLICYGMFRIITEFFRQPDAQLGLFGGLFSMGQILSLPMVLAGILMMVWAYRRQPAQQ; via the coding sequence ATGACGACAAGCTATCTGGCGTTTCCTCAGTTTGATCCAGTGATTTTCTCAATTGGCCCGTTGGCGCTGCACTGGTATGGGCTGATGTATCTGGTGGGTTTTGTATTTGCCATGTGGTTGGCGGTGCGTCGGGCGAATAAACCGGGTAGCGGTTGGACCAAGGATGAAGTCGAAAACCTGCTGTATATGGGGTTCCTTGGGGTCTTCGTCGGCGGGCGTCTGGGCTATGTCCTGTTTTATGCCTTCCCGTCATTTCTTGAAAATCCGCTCTATCTTTTCAAAGTCTGGGATGGCGGTATGTCGTTCCACGGCGGTTTAATGGGCGTTATCTGCGTCATGCTGTGGTTTGCTCATCGAACCAAACGCCATTTCTTCCAGGTCGCTGATTTTATTGCGCCTCTGATTCCTTTCGGGCTCGGTGCAGGCCGCTTGGGCAACTTTATCAACGGCGAACTGTGGGGACGTGTCACGACAGATACCCCGTGGGCCATGCTGTTTCCTGGCTCGCGCAGCGAAGATATGATGCTGGCTGTCAGCAATCCGCAATGGCAGACGATTTTCAATCAGTTCGGTATGCTGCCGCGTCATCCTTCCCAGCTGTATCAAATGATGCTGGAAGGTGTGGCTCTGTTTATCATTCTGAACCTCTTTATTCGTAAGTCTCGGCCGATGGGCAGTGTGTCGGGACTTTTCCTTATCTGCTACGGTATGTTCAGGATTATTACCGAATTCTTCCGCCAGCCGGATGCGCAGTTAGGGCTGTTCGGTGGCCTGTTCAGCATGGGACAAATCCTGTCGTTGCCAATGGTGCTCGCCGGTATTCTGATGATGGTCTGGGCCTATCGCCGCCAGCCTGCACAGCAATAA